A single Triticum dicoccoides isolate Atlit2015 ecotype Zavitan chromosome 2A, WEW_v2.0, whole genome shotgun sequence DNA region contains:
- the LOC119352832 gene encoding uncharacterized acetyltransferase At3g50280-like → MEGGGVQIISRRMVKPEYQRSSPPPEPETVHLTPWDLQRITMGYSQNGVLLPKPPASMHAVEHLASSFARALGRFHPLAGRFAVAPAGSGDGLTISLRCGDQGAEFVHAAAPGVAVSDISGPLRVIPRVAWSFFPLNGMLSTDAAADPSRPLLAVQVTELADGVFVAMSLSHAAADWTTFWDLFNTWSEISRNKSDMSTAAPLERWFHDGCPVPIPLPFAKVQDMARPFEYPPVQECSIRFSPESIKKLKEKANAEMAGTATATISSLQALLAHLWRAVCRARGLAPDVEAKLTLPVGCRTRVKGIPQAYMGNALTSGVARHPVGEILGDGRLGRTARLVNRAVASVDEASVRAELAAWPHNPSFSRVAVGGCGGDRAAVMMSGSPRFDVYGNDFGWGRPVGVRTGPGDKEDGLITVFEDGGGAGGMEVEVCLAPDVLARLVADEELMSTSV, encoded by the coding sequence ATGGAAGGCGGCGGTGTCCAGATCATCTCTCGGCGCATGGTCAAGCCGGAGTATCAAAGGAGCTCACCGCCGCCGGAGCCTGAGACCGTCCACCTGACGCCATGGGACCTGCAGCGGATTACCATGGGCTACAGCCAGAATGGCGTCCTCCTGCCGAAGCCTCCGGCCAGCATGCACGCCGTCGAACACCTCGCGTCGTCCTTCGCGCGCGCCTTGGGCCGCTTCCACCCCCTTGCCGGCCGCTTCGCCGTCGCGCCGGCGGGCAGCGGCGACGGCCTGACGATCTCGCTCCGCTGCGGCGACCAAGGCGCCGAGTTCGTCCACGCCGCGGCGCCCGGGGTCGCCGTGTCCGACATCTCCGGCCCGCTCCGCGTCATCCCGCGCGTCGCCTGGTCTTTCTTCCCTCTCAACGGGATGCTCAGCACGGACGCGGCCGCTGACCCCAGCCGGCCGCTCCTGGCCGTGCAGGTCACCGAGCTCGCCGACGGCGTCTTCGTCGCCATGTCGCTCAGCCACGCGGCCGCCGACTGGACGACGTTCTGGGACCTCTTCAACACCTGGTCGGAGATCAGCCGAAACAAGAGTGACATGTCCACAGCGGCGCCACTCGAGAGGTGGTTCCACGACGGCTGCCCCGTGCCGATCCCTCTACCCTTCGCCAAGGTGCAGGACATGGCCAGGCCGTTCGAGTACCCGCCGGTGCAGGAATGCTCCATCCGTTTCTCCCCGGAGAGCATAAAGAAGCTCAAGGAGAAAGCGAACGCCGAGATGGCCGGCACGGCCACGGCCACCATCTCCTCGCTGCAGGCCCTGCTCGCGCACCTATGGCGAGCGGTGTGCCGCGCCCGGGGGCTGGCGCCGGACGTGGAGGCGAAGCTCACGCTCCCCGTCGGATGCCGGACGCGGGTGAAGGGTATTCCGCAGGCATACATGGGCAACGCCTTGACAAGTGGGGTTGCCAGGCACCCCGTCGGCGAGATCCTGGGCGACGGCCGGCTGGGCCGGACGGCGCGGCTTGTGAATCGTGCCGTGGCCTCGGTCGACGAGGCGAGCGTGAGGGCCGAGCTCGCGGCTTGGCCTCACAACCCCAGCTTCAGCCGCGTGGCCGTGGGTGGCTGCGGTGGGGATCGTGCGGCGGTGATGATGAGCGGCTCGCCGCGGTTCGACGTGTACGGCAACGACTTTGGCTGGGGCAGGCCGGTGGGCGTCCGGACTGGACCCGGGGACAAGGAGGACGGGTTGATCACGGTTTTCGAGGACGGCGGAGGGGCCGGGGGCATGGAAGTGGAGGTGTGCCTCGCTCCTGACGTTCTCGCCAGGCTCGTCGCCGACGAAGAGCTGATGAGCACGTCCGTCTAG